In Limnohabitans sp. TEGF004, the genomic window CGCACGCCCCAACTGGCGCAAGGCCTGAAACAGCAAGGCTTGCACGCCAGGGCGCAAGCTTGACGGCACAGCCTCTAGGGCTGCCGTGCCAGACACACCACGCCGCACTTGCGCCAAGGCTTGGGCTACAGCTTGCAGCTGCTGCCACAGTGGGACAGAGGTGTTTTTGTGATCATTCATTCCAATATGCGTCCGGGTTTGAATTTGAACAAGCGCGCCATCAAAGTAGCGGGGAACATGTCAATCGATTCGTTGTAATGGGTCACAGCTTGGTTAAAGCGCTGCAAATCTGGCTGTGTCGCAATGCCCAGCTCGGCCCATCGTTGCGTCAATTCAGCAGGCACAGAGACGTAATACACATCGGGGTGCGTGAGGGCTTCCCATGCATCTTGCAAGTCACGACTCGTAGCCACCAAGGCAATAGAAGATGAAGGGTCCAAGGGATGCTCTTGCATGCGCGCCAAGGCCATGGCTGACAAATTAGCCGCCACTTGCAGCCGAGTCCAATGGCTGGCACCCAGCTCGGGCGACACCGCGGTTTGCCAACCCGAAGGCGACGTCACCGCCGCGGTCGTGGCCTCTTGCACCAGCGCTTGGTAACGCAGCATGAGCTCTTCGAGCACAGCAAACTGTTTGTTCACCGCCGTGCGCAAGCCCACCAAACGGCGGTACGCACCTACGCTCCAAAACACCATCACGGCCACGAACAGCCAAAACCACCACGCATCAAGCATGTTGAACTCCTTGTGCTTTCTCCGTTGAGCCCAAACAACAAAGGCCCTTTCGGGCCTTTGTTGAGGGGGTCGCTTTACGCTTCTTCGCCAGCGCCGTGATCGACTTGGGTCTCTTCGTCAGAAGATTCTCCAGCCAACTCAGCAGCTTCGGCTTCAGCAATGGCGCGGCGCTCGGCGTCGTCCATCGCGTCTTTGACCTTGCGTGCTTTGTGATAAGCCATGCCGGTACCTGCAGGAATCAGGCGGCCGACGATGACGTTTTCTTTCAAGCCACGCAATTCGTCGCGCTTGCCCATGATGGCCGCTTCGGTCAACACACGTGTGGTTTCTTGGAAAGAAGCCGCAGAGATGAACGAATCGGTCGACAAGGACGCTTTGGTAATACCCAACAACAAGTTGGTGAAAGTCGCGGGGACTTTGCCATCACGTTGCAGTGCTTCGTTGGTGTTGAGAATTTCAGAACGCTCAACTTGTTCGCCAGCGATGTAGTTAGAGTCACCCACGCTACCGACGACGACACGACGCAACATTTGACGCACGATCACTTCGATGTGCTTGTCGTTGATCTTCACACCTTGCAAGCGGTAAACGTCTTGGACTTCGTCAACGATGTAGCGAGCCAGCTCTTCCATGCCGAGCAAACGCAAGATGTCTTGTGGGTCGGCTGGGCCGTCCACAACGCTCTCGCCTTTGTTGACCACTTGGCCTTCGTGAACCAAGATGTTCTTCTCTTTAGGAATGAGTTCGTCCCACACTTTGCCTTCTGGGTCAGTGATCTGCAAACGCACCTTGCCTTTGGTTTCTTTACCAAACGACACAGTACCAGTCATCTCAGCCAACATGCCCTTGTCTTTGGGTGAGCGGGCTTCGAACAGTTCGGCCACACGTGGCAAACCGCCGGTAATGTCGCGGGTCTTTTGACCTTCAACAGGGATACGTGCCAAGACTTCGCCTGGGCCCACATCCATGCCGTCGCGCACTTGGAGCAACGCGCCAATTTGGAAGCCAATTGTCACTGCGTGGTCTGTGCCAGGAATCTTCACTTCTTTGCCAGAGGCGTCGATCAGCTTGACCTGTGGGCGAACCACTTTGGTTGCGCCGCGACGTTTCGGGTCAATCACCACCAAGGTGGACAAGCCTGTGACTTCGTCCATTTGCTTGGCCACAGTGAGGCCTTCTTCGACGTTCTCGAATTGCACCTTACCGGCGAATTCAGTGATGATGGGTCGTGTCAATGGATCCCAGTTCGCCAAGATCACACCGGCCTTGATGGTTTGGTCTGGCTTGATGGCCAAGATCGCACCGTATGGCACTTTGTGACGCTCACGCTCGCGACCATGTTCGTCGTGGATGGTGATTTCGCCAGAGCGAGAAATCACCACCAACTCACCTTTGGTGTTGGACACGTAGCGCATGGTGGCGTTGAAGCCAATCACACCGTTCGACTTGGCTTCGACGCTAGAAGCGACAGCTGCGCGAGACGCTGCACCACCGATGTGGAACGTACGCATGGTCAGCTGTGTACCAGGTTCACCGATGGACTGCGCAGCGATCACGCCGACAGCTTCACCGTTGTTCACCAAGCCACCGCGACCCAAGTCACGGCCGTAACACATGGCGCACAAGCCGAAGCGTGTTTCGCAATTCAATGCGGTGCGCACTTTGACTTCGTCGACGCCTGCGGCTTCGATTTCATCAATGATGTCTTCGTCCAGCATGACGCCAGCTTTGACCAACACCGCACGTGTTTCTGGGTTGAGCACATCTTCAATCGCTGTGCGGCCCAAGATGCGGTCGCGCAAGGATTCGATCACTTCACCACCTTCAACGATGGCGCGCATCAATTGACCGTTGGTCGTGCCGCAATCGTGTTCAGTGACGACCAAGTCTTGAGTCACGTCAACCAAACGACGTGTCAAGTAACCGGAGTTCGCTGTCTTCAACGCCGTGTCGGCCAGACCTTTACGTGCACCGTGGGTGGAAATAAAGTACTGCAACACGTTCAGACCTTCACGGAAGTTAGCCGTGATGGGTGTCTCAATGATGGAGCCGTCAGGCTTAGCCATCAAACCACGCATACCAGCCAACTGACGGATCTGAGCGGCAGAACCGCGAGCGCCAGAGTCGGCCATCATGTAGATGGAGTTGAACGATTCTTGTTCGACTTCTTTGCCATGGCGGTCGATGGTCTTCTCTTTGCGGAGTTGGTCCATCATCACCTTTGACACCGCGTCGCCAGCCTTACCCCAGATGTCAACCACCTTGTTGTAACGCTCGCCAGAAGTCACCAAACCGGACACGTATTGCTGTTCGATGTCTTTGACTTCTTTTTCAGACGCGCTGATGATGGCGCCTTTTTCTGGCGGCACCAACATGTCATCGATGGCAATCGAGATACCAGCGCGTGTGGCCAAACGGAAACCGTTTTGCAACAGCTTGTCAGCGAACACGACGGTTTCTTTCAAACCGCACTTGCGGAATGACACGTTGATGAGCTTAGAAATTTCTTTCTTCTTCAACGACTTGTTGATGTTCGAGAAAGGCAAGCCCTTAGGCAAGATTTCTGACAACAAAGCGCGGCCCACAGTCGTATCAACCAAGCTGGTGGTCGGCACGAATTCACCGGTTTCTTTGTCCTTGGTCCACTCAGTCAAACGCACGGCCACTTTGGCGGTCAATTCGACCACACCAGCGTCCAACGCGCGTTGCACTTCGGTCAAGTTGGCAAACACCAAGCCTTCGCCCTTGCCGTTGATACGGTCACGGGTGGCGTAGTACAAGCCCAACACAACGTCTTGAGAAGGAACGATAGAAGGTTCGCCGTTGGCAGGGAACAAGATGTTGTTCGAAGCCAGCATCAAGGTACGGGCTTCCATCTGTGCTTCCACAGACAAAGGCACGTGAACGGCCATTTGGTCACCGTCG contains:
- a CDS encoding LemA family protein → MLDAWWFWLFVAVMVFWSVGAYRRLVGLRTAVNKQFAVLEELMLRYQALVQEATTAAVTSPSGWQTAVSPELGASHWTRLQVAANLSAMALARMQEHPLDPSSSIALVATSRDLQDAWEALTHPDVYYVSVPAELTQRWAELGIATQPDLQRFNQAVTHYNESIDMFPATLMARLFKFKPGRILE
- the rpoC gene encoding DNA-directed RNA polymerase subunit beta', which gives rise to MKSLLDLFKQFTPDEHFDAIKIGMASPEKIRSWSFGEVKKPETINYRTFKPERDGLFCAKIFGPIKDYECLCGKYKRLKHRGVICEKCGVEVTQTKVRRERMGHIDLAAPCAHIWFLKSLPSRLGLVLDMTLRDIERVLYFEAYVVTDPGMTPLKKFAIMSEDDYEAKVVEYGDEFIAKMGAEGIKDLLEGLDLDVEIEKLRNDLTGSELKIKKNAKRLKLMEAFKKSGIKPEWMVLSVLPVLPPDLRPLVPLDGGRFATSDLNDLYRRVINRNSRLRRLLELKAPEIIARNEKRMLQEAVDSLLDNGRRGKAMTGANKRALKSLADMIKGKSGRFRQNLLGKRVDYSGRSVITVGPTLKLHQCGLPKLMALELFKPFIFSRLEAMGIATTIKAAKKEVESGSAVVWDILEEVIKEHPVMLNRAPTLHRLGIQAFEPILIEGKAIQLHPLVCSAFNADFDGDQMAVHVPLSVEAQMEARTLMLASNNILFPANGEPSIVPSQDVVLGLYYATRDRINGKGEGLVFANLTEVQRALDAGVVELTAKVAVRLTEWTKDKETGEFVPTTSLVDTTVGRALLSEILPKGLPFSNINKSLKKKEISKLINVSFRKCGLKETVVFADKLLQNGFRLATRAGISIAIDDMLVPPEKGAIISASEKEVKDIEQQYVSGLVTSGERYNKVVDIWGKAGDAVSKVMMDQLRKEKTIDRHGKEVEQESFNSIYMMADSGARGSAAQIRQLAGMRGLMAKPDGSIIETPITANFREGLNVLQYFISTHGARKGLADTALKTANSGYLTRRLVDVTQDLVVTEHDCGTTNGQLMRAIVEGGEVIESLRDRILGRTAIEDVLNPETRAVLVKAGVMLDEDIIDEIEAAGVDEVKVRTALNCETRFGLCAMCYGRDLGRGGLVNNGEAVGVIAAQSIGEPGTQLTMRTFHIGGAASRAAVASSVEAKSNGVIGFNATMRYVSNTKGELVVISRSGEITIHDEHGRERERHKVPYGAILAIKPDQTIKAGVILANWDPLTRPIITEFAGKVQFENVEEGLTVAKQMDEVTGLSTLVVIDPKRRGATKVVRPQVKLIDASGKEVKIPGTDHAVTIGFQIGALLQVRDGMDVGPGEVLARIPVEGQKTRDITGGLPRVAELFEARSPKDKGMLAEMTGTVSFGKETKGKVRLQITDPEGKVWDELIPKEKNILVHEGQVVNKGESVVDGPADPQDILRLLGMEELARYIVDEVQDVYRLQGVKINDKHIEVIVRQMLRRVVVGSVGDSNYIAGEQVERSEILNTNEALQRDGKVPATFTNLLLGITKASLSTDSFISAASFQETTRVLTEAAIMGKRDELRGLKENVIVGRLIPAGTGMAYHKARKVKDAMDDAERRAIAEAEAAELAGESSDEETQVDHGAGEEA